The Geminicoccus roseus DSM 18922 DNA window TAGCTGACGAAACGTGATCAAGGAGTTGATCCCGATTATCGCCAAAAGGCCCTGGCTGCAGCCATCTCGTCCTCGGCAAAGTTCTGCAGATGGAAGCGGTCATCCTCGTGAGGCGTGGCCTCGACGACGATCCGCGTTCCAGGCCGAAACCGCCACTCGGCGATGGCATCCCGGATCTTCCACTCGATGTCGGTCAGGAGATCGGCTTGCGCTGCAGCCAGGACATCACCTAGGCCGTCGACCCAGATCACCCGGTACCTTCGTGGCTCATTGGTCTTGTTGTTCATTGCATCACGCATCCAATCCTCTGCACCGTGCTGTGAAGCGCGGTCAGTTACGAATCGATAAATGTACAATCGACTGCAGGTGTTGCTGCTGACCAGCAAAGGATTGGGCCATTTCCTGCTGCGATACTCAAGCGGATCGTCGCACGATGCTGGGTAGGCCCAGGGTGCCGGGCTATCGGTAGATGTACCACGGAACCTACAGAATCATCTTGTGCGGTTACGAGCTGTCGCGGACCTTCGCCATCTCGGCCTCGACGTAATCCAGCAACTCGGTCTGCTCATCCTTTGGAGCATCAACCGTCACTGTCGTGCCGTACTTGAACTTCCGCTCAGCGATCATCTCACTGGCAGCGCGCCTCGCTCCCTCGACCTCATCTGCTTCGACACGGGCGATCCGCCCAGTGCTGTTGGACCAATCGATTTGGTATTTCGCTTGTTTGGCCATGTGATTGATTCCTTATTTATGCCCGCTACTGTAGAACCCTAAGCGTAGTAGGCTAGACTTGTCCTATTCCGGCAGGATGTCCAGAACCCAAGGGATAATAGATCAGCGCGATCCTATTACATCCCCATCTGCGCGCTTTCAGCCTCGCTGATCTCGATCATCTTGTCCGTGGCCGCGCCTCGCCTGGATGCTTAGGGAACACACTTCCGTCCTCACGTCCTTCGCGTTCTATTGGGCAAGACGCACTGAGGATAGAGCCGAACGAAGCCGAATCTTTGTCGGTTCCAAATTCATGAATAGTTCAGTGCCAGACTATACAATCAGCAGTGGTGACAAGTGTTCTCAAGCACCTTACGCATGAAGACCTTAAAGATCAGGGAAATTGAAAGGATCATCCATGCGTAGCCTCGCTATCGTCGCGGGCCTGTGCCTCACTGTCAGTGCCGGAGCGAGCGCAGCCGAAGTACCGGAACTGACAGGTACTTGGAGTGGGTCGGGACCTTCGGTGAGCGAGGGTGAAGGCTGGGAGACAGAGCGCTCTACCAACATGTCGATCGACGAGCAGCGTGGACGCGTCTTTCGAGGCGCGGTGAAATATGAGGGTGGGGAAGAGGATTTCGTCGGGATCATTCAGGCCGACGGCAAGGGTATCCTGATCTCAAACGAAGACGGCCATGTTACCGGGATCTTGACCGGCCCCGACGAGATGGAGGTCTGCTACGTCGAGGGTGGCGATGATGCGATTGCTACCTGCTCGACGATGAAACGGGCACAGTAGCCCTCCTGTCCCACAAGGCGGTCGATCCCCAAGATTGTTGATCGCAACGCTGCTGCTGGTTCGGCTTCGCGAGCGAGGATGCCAGCCGAGCCAGCCGCAGAGGGCATTTCAGGTACCGTTGGCGATGCCCAATCAGGCAGAACTGAAAGCCTCATCATGAGGGGCACCGATCCGGCCCTGCAATGTTAGCTCTCACGACAGCAACTGTAGGACAGGACGGGCACATGATGCGGCAGTGGATTCTCGGGGCAGCCTTTGTGAGCATGGCCGGCGTGGCACAGGCGCAGACCACCCCGGCGCTCGTCGAAGCCGAGGACGCGACCACCGTGGAGGCGTTCAACCTTACGGTCGACCAGGTGGAAGATCTTGATCTGATCGGTGCTGATGGTGAGCGGATTGGTGAGGTCGACGATGTTCTGATGACCCCGGAGGGGGAGATCACCGCAGTCTCTGCCGATGTGGGCGGGTTTCTTGGCTTGGGCGAGAAAGACGTCATGATCGAGATCGATCAACTGACTCCTGGCGAGAATGGTCTGGTGACCAACCTCACGAAGGAACAGCTTGAGCAGTTGCCGGACTGGGACGACTGATTAGGCGCGACGATCTCAAGTTCGTCGCAATCAACGTAGGTACCGAAATCCTCAGGAAGCTATCGAGCAGTCTGCTGGAGATAGCTGACATCCAGGTGATCGAGGCTGGCCAATCCACTCAATTAGCGAGGTGTTCGGTGTTGATAGCAGGAGCAGGCCGCTTAGAAAGGCGGCCCGCTCCATTTCGGCTCAACGTCCACTGGCCGCCATCGTTTGACCCTACGGTCCGACCCCTTGTCCTAGCCCAAGCCATCCCGCATTTGGCTTATTCGCGGCGCGGCGCGAGGAAATGCCGATCTTCGAGACACCTCGCTGCTGGAGGCACTCATCTGATCCCGCTCCTTCAGTTCAAGCTCGTTGACCCTTGGGTGGGATGACATTCTGTCTACTGCGCGGCCGATGACCATACGGCTGGTAGTCAGGTTTATAACCTTCATGGCGGACGGGTCACCGACGGGTTTTAAGGCAGCATGGCCGATCCCCGGCTCCTACGGTATTCGAGTTCGCTGGTAGGGGCGCTGTGGCTGAGAGACGGCCCAAGCCATGCTCAAGGAGTTCGTCTTGCTGAGGCGGGTGATCCGGCACGCCCAGCAATGGCTGCGCCGCCGGCGCATTCAGGTAGCCCGGCTGCTGCAGGGCGAGGCCCACCGTCGAGTGGCCCAGCTGTTGCGCTATCTAGGCTGGGTACTGGAACGGCTGCTGCAGCGGCGGTGGAACGACATTCATGGGTAACGGCCGCAAAGTCACCTCGTGTCCGTGCCTGTAACTGTCATAATATCCCTACCCAAAAAATTATGCCTCACATCATCATCTGCTCATAACCCGCTGGAAACCCCGTCATACGCCCTTGCCTTTGCGGGGCCGGCCCTCATAACCGAACACGAATATTTCGTAATGTAAAATGATAGGGGCGCCCGCATGGCGGAGATCTTGGGTACCGTCGGAAATGACCGGCTCGGCGGTACGGCACAGCGCGACCTGACGTACGGCGACCGTGGTGACGACATCCTCTATGGCGCTGCCGGTCACGACCGAATCCAGGGCGGCCAGGGCGCCGACTTCCTCTATGGGCAGGACGGCAACGACCAGATCGAGGGCGACATGGGTGCCGACACGCTGTTCGGCGGCACCGGAGACGACACGATCCTGGGTGGCCAGTCCCCGGACCACCTGCTCGGTGGCGCCGGCGATGATAACCTGCTCGGCGGCCAGGGCGATGATGTCCTGCGCGGCAACCTGGGCAGCGACCGGCTGGGCGGGAACGAGGGCAACGACACGCTGCATGGTGGCCTTGGCAACGACATCCTGTTTGGCAGCTCAGGCTCTGACCGTCTGATCGGCGGCGAGGGCGACGACACCTATTGGGTCAACGTCGGCCAGGGGATCGAGACGATCGTCGATCGGGAGGGCAGCGACACCCTGCGCTTCCATACCCTTATCAACTTCGACGATCTGACCTTCCGCCAGAACGGCAGCGACCTCGTGATCAGCCACGCGAACAAGCTCACGATCGAGATCGTCCGTCAGACCGAGTGGCGGGCGATCGAGCGGCTCGAGTTCGCGGACGATCCGCTCACCTATGTCTGGAACGGGAAAGCCTTCGCCGCCAGTGGCCCGAAGCCCGTTCCCAGCCCTAGCCCGCAGCCAAAGCCGCCGGCCCCGCAGCCCGTACCCGAGCCCACCAAGCCCACGCCCGAGCCCACCAAGCCGGTGCCAGAGCCGACCAAGCCTACGCCTCTCCCGCCCAAGCCTACGCCAAAGCCGCCACAGCCCGACCCGACCAAGCAGACCGGCACGCCAGGCGATGACCACCTGGTCGGCACGGACGGCAACGACACGCTGGACGGCGGCGCCGGCAACGACATCCTCGATGGCGGCAAGGGTGACGACCTGCTCTATGGCGGGCCTGGCCAGGACACCTTCATCGGCGGGCCCGGCAGCGATACTGTCTCGTTCGTCCACGAGATGCGCGGCGTCTATGTCGAGCTGTACGAGTGGCGGCAGATGGTGGCCTACGGCAATCCTGAA harbors:
- a CDS encoding calcium-binding protein; the encoded protein is MAEILGTVGNDRLGGTAQRDLTYGDRGDDILYGAAGHDRIQGGQGADFLYGQDGNDQIEGDMGADTLFGGTGDDTILGGQSPDHLLGGAGDDNLLGGQGDDVLRGNLGSDRLGGNEGNDTLHGGLGNDILFGSSGSDRLIGGEGDDTYWVNVGQGIETIVDREGSDTLRFHTLINFDDLTFRQNGSDLVISHANKLTIEIVRQTEWRAIERLEFADDPLTYVWNGKAFAASGPKPVPSPSPQPKPPAPQPVPEPTKPTPEPTKPVPEPTKPTPLPPKPTPKPPQPDPTKQTGTPGDDHLVGTDGNDTLDGGAGNDILDGGKGDDLLYGGPGQDTFIGGPGSDTVSFVHEMRGVYVELYEWRQMVAYGNPEVGFYPGGPGNPIENWTGPIEEMSGIERVRGSQHDDTIWAYHMNEDHHAEGPLAIFGLGGNDRIHGDFGNDELEGNDGNDFIYGDGGADTIKGGAGDDFLDGGYSRDGSDRLTGGAGADTFRYVAGWDISMGPEGGKAIITDFKVGTDRLRLGIEISDDYESDDPSGRYPIPGVLVGDAELRDLLDTNDDGKISGLDNFVTESGGSLTINLMPVIKELLDPTHYAYRDVMKETHLLTLNEVTELAA
- a CDS encoding PRC-barrel domain-containing protein; protein product: MMRQWILGAAFVSMAGVAQAQTTPALVEAEDATTVEAFNLTVDQVEDLDLIGADGERIGEVDDVLMTPEGEITAVSADVGGFLGLGEKDVMIEIDQLTPGENGLVTNLTKEQLEQLPDWDD